In Paenibacillus dendritiformis, the DNA window CTGCCAAGAAAAGCCTCTAGCCAGGTGAAGGTGCCCGTACCGCAAACCGACACAGGTAGGCGAGAAGAGAATTCTAAGGCGCGCGGAAGAACTCTCGTTAAGGAACTCGGCAAAATGACCCCGTAACTTTGGGAGAAGGGGTGCCCCGGTAGGGTTTATAGCCCGAGGGGGCCGCAGTGAATAGGCCCGAGCGACTGTTTAGCAAAAACACAGGTCTGTGCGAAGCCGTAAGGCGAAGTATACGGGCTGACGCCTGCCCGGTGCTGGAAGGTTAAGGGGAGTGGTTAGCCGTAAGGCGAAGCTATGAACCGAAGCCCCAGTAAACGGCGGCCGTAACTATAACGGTCCTAAGGTAGCGAAATTCCTTGTCAGGTAAATTCTGACCCGCACGAATGGCGTAACGACTTGGGCGCTGTCTCAACGAGAGATCCGGTGAAATTTTAATACCTGTGAAGATGCAGGTTACCCGCGACAAGACGGAAAGACCCCATGGAGCTTTACTGCAGCTTGATATTGGACTTTGGTACGGTCTGTACAGGATAGGTGGGAGCCTTAGAAGCCGGAGCGCCAGCTTCGGTGGAGGCGCCGTTGGGATACCACCCTGATCGTATCGGAGTTCTAACCTGGGACCGTGAAGCCGGTTCGGGGACAGTGTCAGGCGGGCAGTTTGACTGGGGCGGTCGCCTCCTAAAGAGTAACGGAGGCGCCCCAAGGTTCCCTCAGAATGGTTGGAAATCATTCGAAGAGTGCAAAGGCAGAAGGGAGCTTGACTGCGAGACCTACAAGTCGAGCAGGGACGAAAGTCGGGCTTAGTGATCCGGTGGTACCGCATGGAAGGGCCATCGCTCAACGGATAAAAGCTACCCTGGGGATAACAGGCTTATCTCCCCCAAGAGTCCACATCGACGGGGAGGTTTGGCACCTCGATGTCGGCTCATCGCATCCTGGGGCTGAAGTAGGTCCCAAGGGTTGGGCTGTTCGCCCATTAAAGCGGTACGCGAGCTGGGTTCAGAACGTCGTGAGACAGTTCGGTCCCTATCTGTCGCGGGCGCAGGAAATTTGAGAGGAGCTGTCCTTAGTACGAGAGGACCGGGATGGACGTACCGCTGGTGTACCAGTTGTCTCGCCAGAGGCATAGCTGGGTAGCCAAGTACGGAAGGGATAAGCGCTGAAAGCATCTAAGCGTGAAGCCCCCCTCAAGATGAGATTTCCCACATTGGTAAGACCCCTTGAAGACGACGAGGTAGATAGGTTGGAGGTGGAAGTGCAGCAATGCATGGAGCTGACCAATACTAATCGGTCGAGGGCTTATCCTAACGAAGATGATTTGATGATTTGCTTTCGCATTCAGTTTTTAAGGTACAAGGTCTTGATATGAGCATGTGAATCGCGTATAATACGGTGGACAGGCATTTTACATGCGATGTGGAGAGGTACCCAAGAGGCCGAAGGGGGCGCTTTGCTAAAGCGTTAGGGTGTAACAGCCGCGAGGGTTCGAATCCCTCTCTCTCCGCCACAGTGATTTACAACCTTTATAATATGGCGGCGTAGCTCAGCTGGCTAGAGCGTACGGTTCATACCCGTGAGGTCGGGGGTTCGATCCCCTCCGCCGCTACCAATTTCATAAGGACGCTTAGCTCAGCTGGGAGAGCATCTGCCTTACAAGCAGAGGGTCGGCGGTTCGATCCCGTCAGCGTCCACCATACTTCGCCGGTGTAGCTCAGTTGGTAGAGCGGCTGACTTGTAATCAGTAGGTCGTGGGTTCGACTCCTATCGCCGGCACCATTTAACCAAGGAGCTGTGGTGTAGAGGCCTAACATGCCTGCCTGTCACGCAGGAGAACGCGGGTTCGAATCCCGTCAGCTCCGCCATTTTAACTTTCGTGAGAGTGGCGACGCTTTATGTGCACCACTTTATTTTTTTGAAAAGTTAAATATTAGGCTCGGTAGCTCAGTCGGTAGAGCAGAGGACTGAAAATCCTCGTGTCGGCGGTTCGATTCCGTCCCGAGCCACCATTCAAATATGGAGGATTAGCGAAGTGGCCAAACGCAGCAGACTGTAAATCTGTTCCCGTACGGGTTCGGTGGTTCGAATCCATCATCCTCCACCATTTATAAGAGCCATTAGCTCAGTTGGTAGAGCACCTGACTTTTAATCAGGGTGTCGAAGGTTCGAGTCCTTCATGGCTCACCAGTTTTTTACTTCAAGACTTCAGTGGATGAACTGAAGTTTTTTTGTTTTCCGGCCGGGTTTGATTAGATCAAGCCCGGTCTTTTTTCGATCGGCAACCGGAAGAATTATGGCAGCCGTGTCTATATCGGCCGCTGAACGCCCGGTCTCATCACCTGTCCGGCAGCATATGAAGACAGCCTCTCAGATATGATACAATGGGAACAATAACGCAGAAGGATAAGACGGGTGGAGAGATTCGGTATGGATAAGCATGCGCTGCAGCAGCAGATTGAACATATATTGGCTACCTCTCTGGAGAAGCTGTCCGTGCCATCATCGACATGGAGGGAATGGGCCGGAGAAGACGCGATGGCGGACGGCCAGCCGGCGGTCCTGGCGAAGCAGGGGAACGCCTGGTATATGCTGTGGAAGCCGGGGACGTCGGCGACGGAAGTATTGAAGCTGGAAGGCCGGGAGCTTGCCGGGAAGGAACGGCAATGGCTTCAGCTTATTTTGCGGATGGAGCATCGTCCGAAGCCTTCGCTGGCGGCAACGGATATTAACGATGAGCAGCAGGCTCGCTTGTTCGGGCACTGGGTTGCTGACCGGGTTAAGGAGGGCGAGGCGAATGCGGAGGTGCCGGACAGTCTTTCTTGGAAAAGCAAGCTGTTCATTCAAGTCGTGCCGTTCCTGCTCGTCGCCGAGCATGCCCATCGGGAGGGGCCCGCTTATCAAGAATTGTACAAATTGCTCCGCTCTTACTTCGGCGGAGAGGTTATTCTCATTCCGCTGTCGGATAAGGAATGGCTCATTCTGTGCCCTGAGCAGTTGACTCAGCCTGGCTCCGGAGAAGACGAGAACGAAGAGCGCGAGACGATGGAAGAGCTCCTGACGTCCTACTGTCTCGGACTCTATGAGCTATTGTCAAGCGAATGGGTCGGAGAGAGCCACCTCACCATCGGATATCCGTTCACGCCGGTGAAGGGCATTCCGGGCGTCGTCTCACAATTGAGGGAGACGCTGTATTTGGGCCGGGCTTTTCACGTGACCGACACGATTCATCTGCCCTGGGAGCTGCATCTGGAGCGGCTGGTCAACAGCATTCCGGATGAGGTGCGGAAGCAGTTCCTGCAGAGGGTCGTCACGAAGGCGGACAGCTTCGCGGATCCGGAGACCATGGCGACACTGCAGCATTTTTTCCAGTTCGACTGCAGCGTGAGCGAGACCGCCAAGCGGCTGTACATTCATCGCAATACCCTTTTATACCGATTGGATAAAATCAAGCATGAAACCGGGCTCGATGTGCGTAAATTTTCCGACGCGGTCTTGGTGAAACTGATATTGCTATTGTATAAAGTAACAAAATAAGACGATCATTTTTTGTGCATATTGTGTATAGTTATTTGTACAGGGTTCCGATACAATAAGGGTAACCGATTTCAGGAATATACGTTAAGGGGGAAACGCACATGGCAGGCGTTCGCTTAGAGCATATTTACAAAAAGTACCCGGGATCCGATAATGCAACGGTAAAAGACATCAACCTCGATATTCAGGACAAAGAGTTCCTCGTACTGGTTG includes these proteins:
- a CDS encoding PucR family transcriptional regulator encodes the protein MDKHALQQQIEHILATSLEKLSVPSSTWREWAGEDAMADGQPAVLAKQGNAWYMLWKPGTSATEVLKLEGRELAGKERQWLQLILRMEHRPKPSLAATDINDEQQARLFGHWVADRVKEGEANAEVPDSLSWKSKLFIQVVPFLLVAEHAHREGPAYQELYKLLRSYFGGEVILIPLSDKEWLILCPEQLTQPGSGEDENEERETMEELLTSYCLGLYELLSSEWVGESHLTIGYPFTPVKGIPGVVSQLRETLYLGRAFHVTDTIHLPWELHLERLVNSIPDEVRKQFLQRVVTKADSFADPETMATLQHFFQFDCSVSETAKRLYIHRNTLLYRLDKIKHETGLDVRKFSDAVLVKLILLLYKVTK